Proteins encoded by one window of Eremothecium cymbalariae DBVPG#7215 chromosome 1, complete sequence:
- the PRP28 gene encoding mRNA splicing protein PRP28 (similar to Ashbya gossypii AFR452C), with product MRPLDIHQLLSNSKDSKGRITKPRFLDKEKRLVLAAERRNKEFNSADRVRDKKVRVLVEPEEQIIDQASSRQVKGVERVSRSKFNFDWNEKEDTLAEFKPLTKVKVKDVLYRAREGSAVDGYMSKRWTEKKLSEMTERDWRILREDFNITAKGGGMKHPLRNWSELKLIPTDIVKVITDDLGYEEPTPIQRATIPNVQNNRDFMGVASTGSGKTLAFLIPIFMKFTKLPPLNVITRQDGPQALILAPTRELAQQIEAEAKKFCAHWKRPCLVTSIVGGHTLEEIIFNLQDGCNILVATPGRLIDCLENHVLVLKQVYTLVLDEADRMVDFGFEDQLTTILARTDDILEKQTLMFTATMSSSIERIANGYLRNPGFVTIGGSGSAPQIQQIIEYVATDEQRFKMLTQDILPNYRPPVIIFINYKVTADWLLRKFQEESKFRVTILHGSKSQTQREHSLKAFREGKVDIMVATDVAGRGIDIPNVSLVVNFQMPSKLDDYIHRIGRTGRANQKGTTLTFLGDKDDARLVQSLFKFAKKHDVTGTNSISDEAKRQFHIGEDDLKALIY from the coding sequence ATGCGACCTTTAGACATTCACCAGTTGCTAAGCAACAGCAAGGATTCTAAGGGGAGAATAACAAAGCCAaggtttttggataaaGAGAAGAGGCTGGTTTTAGCTGCTGAGAGACGTAATAAAGAGTTTAACAGTGCTGATCGAGTCCGGGATAAGAAGGTCAGGGTATTAGTAGAGCCTGAGGAGCAAATAATAGATCAGGCTTCTTCACGGCAGGTCAAGGGCGTAGAGAGGGTTTCGAGAAGCAAGTTCAACTTTGACTGgaatgaaaaagaagatacACTAGCTGAATTTAAACCTCTGACAAAGGTGAAGGTGAAAGATGTGCTTTATAGAGCGAGAGAGGGTTCTGCAGTGGATGGCTATATGAGTAAGCGGTGGACAGAGAAGAAATTATCTGAAATGACCGAGAGAGATTGGAGGATTTTAAGAGAAGATTTTAATATAACGGCGAAAGGAGGGGGTATGAAGCATCCGCTGAGGAATTGGAGCGAACTGAAGCTTATACCGACGGATATAGTGAAAGTGATCACGGATGACCTTGGATATGAGGAGCCGACTCCCATTCAAAGGGCGACCATTCCCAATGTTCAGAACAATAGAGATTTTATGGGAGTCGCCTCGACAGGTTCAGGTAAGACATTGGCATTTCtaataccaatatttaTGAAATTTACCAAGCTTCCACCTCTAAATGTGATAACAAGACAAGATGGACCGCAAGCATTGATACTGGCTCCAACGAGAGAATTGGCTCAGCAGATAGAGGCAGAAGCCAAGAAATTCTGCGCTCACTGGAAAAGGCCTTGTTTGGTTACCAGTATAGTAGGTGGCCATACATTGGAGGAaatcattttcaatttgCAAGACGGCTGCAATATTCTGGTTGCTACACCAGGCAGATTGATCGACTGTCTAGAAAATCACGTTCTGGTATTGAAACAAGTGTATACTCTTGTCTTAGATGAAGCAGATAGGATGGttgattttggatttgaGGACCAGTTAACAACTATTCTGGCTAGGACCGATGACATATTAGAGAAGCAAACGCTGATGTTCACCGCGACTATGTCTTCTTCGATTGAAAGGATTGCCAATGGGTATTTAAGGAATCCCGGATTTGTGACTATTGGTGGTTCAGGAAGCGCTCCACAAATCCAGCAAATTATAGAATATGTTGCAACTGACGAACAGAGGTTTAAAATGCTAACCCAAGATATACTTCCCAATTATAGACCCCCAGTAatcatatttattaattataAAGTAACGGCTGATTGGTTGTTGCGTAAGTTCCAGGAAGAAAGCAAATTCAGGGTGACAATTTTACATGGCTCTAAATCCCAAACCCAAAGAGAGCACTCTTTAAAAGCTTTCCGAGAGGGTAAAGTTGATATTATGGTGGCAACAGACGTTGCAGGCAGAGGAATTGATATTCCAAATGTATCTCTTGTTGTTAACTTCCAGATGCCTTCTAAGTTGGACGATTACATTCATAGAATTGGTAGAACCGGTAGGGCGAACCAAAAAGGTACAACTCTAACGTTTTTGGGAGATAAAGATGACGCAAGACTTGTACAGTCTCTGTTCAAGTTTGCAAAGAAACATGACGTAACAGGAACTAACAGCATTTCCGATGAGGCAAAAAGGCAATTTCATATAGGTGAAGATGATTTAAAGGCGTTGATCTACTGA
- the CWC2 gene encoding active spliceosome conformation promoter CWC2 (similar to Saccharomyces cerevisiae YDL209C CWC2) yields the protein MADSREAPWKGRFAKVQVREDDLPSLLPAQTGLSFNIWYNKWSQGQGSGSRFVNPYRLDADQDSGLTQGEQEGEVFFCVYFSKGMCCMGKRCRYLHHIPDEEDVAKLAMKSDVLDCFGREKFSDYRDDMGGVGSFRRKNRTLYVGGILGGLNNKVLKAAQIEGRIRYVFSQLGKIDRIRYVEDKNCAFVKFKYQVNAEFAKECMSNQTLLIPSDKEWDQRKEGTGLLVKWARDDPNPAARKLEEEEQKKESFRVMVQLLEKQEQNMNKRAVDIEPQETEEGHLQGIISEELIFKLKKRKRTAVGSSNAVPESKRTKPRPLVEYPSSEED from the coding sequence ATGGCGGATAGCAGAGAAGCACCATGGAAAGGCCGTTTTGCCAAGGTGCAAGTTAGAGAAGATGATCTTCCTTCGTTGCTTCCGGCGCAGACAGGTTTATCGTTCAATATATGGTATAACAAATGGTCTCAAGGTCAAGGCAGTGGATCAAGGTTTGTCAATCCGTACAGGTTAGATGCAGATCAGGATTCAGGGTTGACGCAAGGTGAACAAGAGGGCGAGGTGTTTTTCTGTGTGTACTTTTCTAAAGGTATGTGCTGTATGGGGAAGAGGTGCAGATATTTGCATCACATTCctgatgaggaagatgttGCGAAGCTTGCGATGAAGTCAGATGTGTTGGATTGCTTTGGTCGGGAGAAGTTTTCTGATTATAGGGATGATATGGGCGGTGTTGGATCTTTTAGAAGGAAAAACAGGACCCTTTATGTTGGTGGTATACTGGGTGGATTAAACAATAAGGTATTGAAAGCTGCACAGATAGAGGGTAGGATTCGATATGTATTTTCACAACTAGGCAAAATTGATAGAATAAGGTACGTTGAGGATAAGAATTGTGCTTTTGTAAAGTTCAAGTATCAAGTCAATGCTGAGTTTGCCAAAGAATGTATGAGTAATCAAACATTGTTGATACCTTCCGATAAGGAATGGGATCAAAGGAAAGAAGGTACGGGATTGTTGGTTAAATGGGCTAGAGATGATCCCAATCCTGCAGCACGGAAACTTGAAGAGGAGGAACAGAAGAAGGAGTCATTCAGGGTGATGGTTCAGCTTCTTGAGAAGCAGGAACAAAATATGAACAAACGTGCCGTGGATATAGAACCACAGGAGACTGAGGAAGGGCATTTGCAGGGGATTATTTCGGAGGAACTAATTTTTAAGctaaagaaaagaaagagaacTGCTGTTGGATCCTCCAACGCTGTACCCGAGAGTAAGCGTACAAAACCGCGCCCATTGGTTGAATATCCTTCTTCCGAAGAAGATTGA
- the NDI1 gene encoding NADH-ubiquinone reductase (H(+)-translocating) NDI1 (similar to Ashbya gossypii AFR447C), producing MIGALCKNSSILNGNGNGRRNVLKLGQLVKGRMGYATNGSKKLGAVDGDTKTGTSSFKSVKVIEHKLDDKPNVVILGSGWGAITFLKHIDARKYNVTIVSPRNYFLFTPLLPSTPVGTVDEKSIIEPVVNFALKKKGNVSYYEAEATSINPDRNTVTIKSVSTISQLSTPDNHLGLTQHESAELKYDYLVAAVGAEPNTFGIPGVEEHGNFLKEIPHSVQIRKRFLSNVEKANLLPKGDPERKRLLTIVVVGGGPTGVETAGEFQDYVDQDLKRFMPSIAEEVQIHLVEALPNVLNMFERKLTSYAQDVLERTKINLMLKTAVGKVEQDHLIAKTKMENGEVVETKIPYGTLIWATGNKARPIISNLFKKIPEQNSCTKGLAVNGYMLVKGTNNIFAVGDNAFAGLAPTAQVAHQEAEYLVKIFDKMSKISGFHAQLSKRTEKVDLLFEENGLKPFKYIHLGALAYLGADRAIADITYGKRSFYTGGGLLTFYIWRVTYLGMLLSARSRFKVIADWLKLAFFKRDCFKEM from the coding sequence ATGATAGGGGCTCTGTGTAAGAATAGTTCAATCCTGAACGGTAACGGTAACGGTAGGAGAAATGTGTTGAAACTTGGACAATTGGTGAAGGGTAGGATGGGATATGCAACCAATGGATCTAAGAAGTTGGGGGCGGTAGATGGAGATACTAAAACAGGTACTTCATCGTTTAAGAGTGTGAAGGTTATCGAGCATAAGCTAGATGACAAGCCCAACGTTGTGATACTTGGTTCTGGATGGGGAGCTATTACTTTTTTGAAGCATATTGATGCTAGAAAGTATAATGTGACGATTGTATCACCAAGAAATtactttttatttacaCCATTGTTGCCTTCTACGCCAGTTGGTACTGTAGATGAGAAATCAATTATTGAGCCAGTTGTGAACTTTGCTCTAAAAAAGAAGGGCAATGTGTCGTATTATGAGGCGGAGGCTACTTCGATCAATCCTGACAGGAATACTGTGACGATTAAGTCAGTATCTACGATTTCTCAGTTAAGTACTCCTGATAATCACTTGGGTTTGACGCAGCATGAATCTGCGGAGCTTAAGTACGATTATTTGGTTGCTGCCGTAGGTGCAGAGCCTAATACTTTTGGAATTCCAGGTGTGGAAGAGCATGGGAActttttgaaggagatcCCACACTCAGTACAAATCAGGAAAAGATTTTTGTCTAACGTCGAGAAGGCAAACTTGTTGCCTAAGGGGGATCCTGAGAGAAAGAGGTTGCTAactattgttgttgttggtggcGGTCCTACTGGTGTAGAGACAGCTGGTGAATTTCAGGATTATGTTGACCAGGATTTAAAAAGGTTTATGCCATCTATTGCCGAAGAAGTTCAAATCCACTTGGTTGAGGCGTTACCAAACGTGTTGAATATGTTTGAGAGAAAACTGACATCTTATGCTCAGGATGTCTTGGAGAGAACCAAAATCAACTTGATGTTAAAAACAGCAGTGGGCAAAGTTGAGCAGGACCACTTGATTGCCAAGACTAAAATGGAAAATGGCGAAGTTGTGGAAACTAAGATTCCATACGGTACTTTGATATGGGCTACAGGTAACAAAGCTAGACCAATTATTTCTAATTTATTCAAGAAGATTCCTGAGCAAAACTCATGCACCAAAGGTCTTGCTGTCAATGGTTACATGTTGGTGAAGGGCACaaacaatatatttgcTGTCGGTGACAATGCATTTGCTGGCTTGGCACCAACTGCTCAAGTAGCCCATCAGGAAGCCGAGTACTTGGTGAAGATCTTTGACAAGATGTCAAAGATCAGCGGTTTCCACGCccaattatcaaaaagaacagaGAAGGTGGATCTTCTTTTCGAAGAGAACGGCCTCAAGCCATTCAAGTATATTCACCTAGGTGCATTGGCTTACTTGGGTGCGGACAGAGCTATTGCAGACATTACATATGGTAAGAGGTCCTTCTACACCGGTGGTGGTTTGCTAACTTTCTACATCTGGAGGGTCACATACTTGGGTATGTTGCTTTCAGCAAGATCCAGATTTAAGGTCATTGCCGACTGGTTAAAATTGGCCTTCTTCAAAAGGGACTGTTTCAAGGAGATGTAG
- the PEX5 gene encoding Pex5p (similar to Ashbya gossypii AFR453W): MSADCSVGANPLAQLTKRTQQDRTLQHGTHVNLQHQNDGNTFKSTGSVVSDSNKLHMEQFMGRNTAAENRYISSPLSGPLSLSGAHQQQTFMSSQSTKELVNNNKGITNSGLISSWSQEFHQKTASPDQASPVLSTSSMNSASSGVIGNVAGYRPLNMMRPAMGLHQHIPRMLHTPQSQREETALNREAWDQHFKELEQEVEKTLNISDGDIQESSVPENIVVEEDYQNKFQEIWDDLHDRANDSGLGTEMDQDWEVDYQRYLSGRTTRTSEYKFEQDNQYIHNPNAYEIGCILMENGAKLSEAALAFEAAVQENRQHADAWLRLGLVQTQNEKELSGINALEHCLKVDPNNLTAMMTVAISYINEGYDVSALTMLGKWLETKYPEVVQKRTDEQADRFSLSKVITDQYLKVINTLPEIDPDVQLGLGVLFYANDEFDKTIDCFKAALHVRPNDECMWNRLGASLANSNRSEEAIQAYHRAIQLKPAFVRARYNLAVSSMNIGCYKEAAEQLLTALSMHEVEGVVMSAGSGTVPSSNILETLKRAFMALERRDLLEKVVQNIDLNQFRDEFNF; encoded by the coding sequence ATGAGTGCTGATTGTTCTGTTGGTGCTAATCCTTTAGCGCAGTTAACCAAGCGCACGCAACAGGATAGAACATTGCAACATGGCACACATGTGAACCTCCAGCACCAAAATGATGGAAATACGTTCAAATCTACAGGTTCTGTAGTGAGTGACTCTAATAAGCTCCATATGGAACAGTTTATGGGTAGGAATACAGCAGCAGAGAATAGGTATATCAGTTCACCTCTTTCGGGCCCTTTATCGCTTTCTGGGGCACACCAGCAACAAACTTTTATGTCTTCACAGTCAACAAAGGAGTTGgtgaataataataaaggTATAACGAATAGTGGCTTGATTAGTAGTTGGTCGCAGGAGTTTCATCAAAAGACGGCGAGTCCCGATCAAGCGAGTCCTGTATTATCGACTTCGTCGATGAATTCTGCGTCTTCAGGTGTAATTGGGAATGTAGCAGGGTATAGGCCTCTAAATATGATGAGGCCAGCCATGGGTCTTCATCAGCATATTCCCAGAATGTTACATACCCCTCAGTCGCAGCGGGAAGAAACTGCGTTAAACAGAGAGGCATGGGATCAGCACTTCAAGGAATTAGAGCAGGAGGTTGAGAAGACGTTAAATATTTCGGATGGGGACATTCAGGAATCATCTGTTCCAGAGAACATCGTGGTTGAAGAGGATTACCAGAACAAGTTCCAAGAAATATGGGACGATCTACATGACCGTGCAAATGATTCGGGGTTGGGAACTGAGATGGACCAGGATTGGGAAGTTGATTATCAACGCTACTTATCCGGTCGGACTACACGTACTTCGGAGTATAAATTCGAACAGGATAATCAGTACATACATAATCCTAACGCGTACGAAATTGGGTGCATTTTAATGGAGAATGGTGCCAAGTTAAGCGAGGCTGCCTTGGCATTTGAAGCTGCAGTCCAGGAGAACCGCCAACATGCGGATGCTTGGTTGAGACTCGGGCTAGTGCAGACGCAAAATGAGAAGGAGCTAAGCGGGATAAATGCCCTCGAACACTGTCTCAAGGTAGATCCTAACAATCTTACGGCAATGATGACAGTGGCTATTAGCTACATAAATGAGGGCTACGATGTTAGCGCATTAACTATGTTGGGCAAATGGTTAGAAACAAAATACCCGGAAGTGGTTCAGAAACGTACCGATGAACAAGCAGACAGATTTAGTTTGAGCAAAGTAATTACtgatcaatatttgaaagtCATTAACACACTTCCCGAAATTGACCCCGACGTTCAGTTGGGCTTAGGCGTCTTGTTTTATGCcaatgatgaatttgacAAAACAATTGACTGCTTTAAAGCCGCGTTGCATGTACGGCCAAACGATGAGTGCATGTGGAACCGTCTTGGTGCTTCCTTGGCAAATTCAAACCGTTCAGAGGAAGCAATTCAGGCATACCACAGGGCCATACAACTAAAGCCCGCTTTTGTGAGAGCTCGCTATAACCTCGCCGTTTCTTCTATGAATATCGGCTGTTATAAAGAAGCTGCTGAACAGCTACTCACTGCGTTATCTATGCATGAAGTTGAAGGTGTAGTAATGTCGGCAGGTAGCGGGACTGTTCCCTCTTCCAACATCCTAGAAACGTTGAAACGCGCATTTATGGCCTTGGAAAGACGTGATCTACTTGAAAAGGTGGTCCAGAATATCGATTTGAACCAGTTTCGTGATGAGTTTAATTTCTGA
- the ERG9 gene encoding bifunctional farnesyl-diphosphate farnesyltransferase/squalene synthase (similar to Ashbya gossypii AFR444C) — protein sequence MKILQLFEHPLELKAVLKLKYLREPLFRTAKDTSETPELKRCYELLEGTSRSFSAVIMELHPELRNSVMLFYLILRALDTVEDDMTINPKIKVPLLRNFWKKLELTEWNFTGNSEQEKDRPVLLEFTNILKEYHKLKPDYQLVIKDITNKMGNGMADYVLDEQFNLNGLETVADYDLYCHYVAGLVGDGLTRLIVLANFGSHDLYDESESLFESMGLFLQKTNIIRDYAEDLDDGRSFWPREIWSQYVDELADLAKPEYLDEGVYCINHLVLNALSHVQDVLTYLSSIHEQSSFQFCAIPQVMAIATLALVFGNKKVLQTNIKIRKGTTCYLILKSRTFRGCVEIFEYYLRDIRKRITVDDPNYLKMNMQIARLDQFIEEMYQNHLPESVKPQETAIYQRVQERSAYDLEMLPVLQEEEFKFNMLLSMFLTLIAALNYYFGGWVR from the coding sequence ATGAAGATCCTTCAGTTGTTTGAGCATCCTTTGGAACTGAAAGCTgtattgaagttgaaatATTTACGAGAGCCTTTGTTCAGAACAGCAAAGGACACCAGTGAAACTCCAGAGTTGAAGAGATGTTACGAGTTACTAGAGGGCACGTCGCGTTCGTTTTCGGCAGTGATTATGGAACTACATCCTGAGCTACGTAACTCTGTGATGTTATTctatttgattttgaggGCGTTGGATACGGTTGAGGATGATATGACAATCAATCCAAAGATAAAGGTTCCGCTCCTGCGGAACTTTTGGAAGAAGCTGGAGCTTACTGAGTGGAATTTCACAGGAAACTCCGAACAGGAGAAAGATAGACCAGTCTTATTGGAATttaccaatattttgaaagagTATCATAAGTTGAAACCTGATTATCAGCTGGTCATCAAAGATATTACCAACAAGATGGGCAATGGGATGGCGGACTACGTTTTGGATGAACAGTTCAACTTAAATGGTCTTGAGACTGTAGCGGATTATGATCTTTATTGCCATTATGTTGCGGGGTTGGTTGGAGATGGGTTAACACGGCTGATCGTATTGGCTAACTTTGGGAGCCATGACCTCTATGATGAATCGGAGTCCCTCTTCGAGAGTATGGGGCTTTTTTTGCAGAAAACGAACATCATTAGGGATTATGCGGAGGATCTTGACGATGGACGCTCATTTTGGCCGCGAGAAATTTGGTCACAATATGTTGATGAACTAGCAGATCTAGCAAAACCCGAATATTTGGATGAGGGAGTGTACTGCATTAATCACCTGGTCTTAAATGCCTTGAGCCACGTTCAAGATGTTTTGACCTATCTATCTTCTATTCATGAGCAGTCCTCATTCCAGTTCTGTGCTATCCCGCAAGTCATGGCGATCGCCACACTAGCCTTGGTGTTTGGTAACAAAAAAGTTCTGCAAACCAACATTAAGATCAGAAAGGGCACTACCTGTTATCTGATCTTAAAGTCAAGGACGTTTCGTGGATGTGtggaaatatttgaatattaccTGCGCGACATCAGAAAACGCATTACTGTGGATGACCCCAACTACTTAAAAATGAACATGCAGATCGCCAGATTGGACCAgttcattgaagaaatgtACCAAAACCACCTCCCTGAATCTGTAAAGCCCCAAGAAACTGCTATCTATCAAAGAGTTCAAGAAAGATCGGCATATGACTTGGAAATGCTTCCAGTTCTACAGGAGGAAGAATTCAAGTTTAATATGTTGTTATCAATGTTCCTCACCTTGATTGCAGCTTTAAATTACTATTTTGGTGGGTGGGTCAGATGA
- the PTH1 gene encoding aminoacyl-tRNA hydrolase (similar to Ashbya gossypii AFR445C) — protein MKALKAKCVLQQQGCVFRRQLHICLTGIGNPEPQYQFTRHNAGLVLLDMIKEHYLPNHPWRQCTIPKVAAKFCHDIKNDMLFLRSDGDYINRSGHNILPIWKKVVPIKTCFVVHDELSLPFGKVQLRLPGRSIRGHNGLRDIVAKVGPHIQFHCLAIGIGRPASRDPETVAQYVLQRLTTEELATLKQLALPAALQKMRHLAFPGHRSV, from the coding sequence ATGAAAGCACTGAAAGCCAAGTGCGtattgcagcagcaaggATGTGTTTTCAGAAGACAACTACATATATGTCTTACTGGTATCGGCAATCCAGAGCCTCAGTATCAATTTACCCGCCATAATGCAGGCCTTGTCCTTTTGGATATGATTAAAGAACACTATCTGCCAAACCACCCCTGGAGGCAATGCACCATCCCAAAGGTTGCTGCAAAGTTTTGCCACGACATCAAAAATGATATGCTCTTTCTCAGGTCTGACGGAGACTACATCAATCGCAGTGGCCACAACATCCTGCCGATTTGGAAAAAAGTGGTTCCAATAAAAACTTGTTTTGTGGTCCACGATGAGTTATCACTACCATTTGGCAAGGTGCAGCTGCGTCTACCTGGACGCAGCATAAGAGGACATAACGGTCTCAGGGATATCGTGGCCAAGGTTGGCCCTCATATCCAATTCCATTGCTTAGCAATTGGAATTGGCAGACCAGCATCACGTGATCCAGAAACTGTTGCACAATACGTATTGCAGCGTCTCACCACAGAGGAGCTTGCTACACTGAAGCAGTTAGCTCTGCCGGCAGCGCTGCAGAAAATGCGCCACTTGGCATTCCCTGGCCATCGATCTGTGTAG
- the GTR1 gene encoding Rag GTPase GTR1 (similar to Ashbya gossypii AFR446W), with protein MSSNNRKKLLLMGRSGAGKSSMRSIIFSNYSAFDTRRLGATIDVEHSHLRFLGNMTLNLWDCGGQDVFMENYFTQQKDHIFQMVQVLIHVFDVESQEVIRDIEIFTRALKQLKKYSPDAKIFVLLHKMDLVQLDKRNELFEIMMSKLQEASAIYGFPDLVGFPTSIWDESLYKAWSKIVCSLIPNMNVYQSNLKKLKQVLDAREIILFEKATFLVVCSSNTSMGESLDPKRFEKISSVMKNFKQSSMKLKSSFKTLVLNDNIYVSELSPNMICFIVLHRNDDPQDMVLENIKKAKQYFQ; from the coding sequence ATGTCATCTAACAATCGTAAGAAATTGCTATTGATGGGCCGTTCTGGGGCTGGGAAGTCTTCAATGAGATCTATTATTTTTTCGAATTATTCTGCGTTTGATACTCGGCGACTAGGAGCTACCATCGATGTAGAACATTCTCATTTGAGGTTTCTGGGTAATATGACTTTGAATTTATGGGATTGTGGTGGGCAGGACGTATTTATGGAAAACTATTTTACACAACAGAAGGATCATATCTTCCAGATGGTCCAGGTTTTGATACATGTATTTGATGTGGAATCGCAGGAGGTTATAAGGGATATTGAGATATTTACTAGGGCTTTGAAGCAGCTAAAGAAATACAGTCCGGATGCCAAgatatttgttttattgCATAAAATGGATCTTGTGCAATTGGATAAACGaaatgaattatttgaaataatGATGAGTAAACTTCAGGAAGCTTCAGCGATATATGGCTTTCCGGACTTGGTCGGTTTCCCAACAAGTATTTGGGATGAAAGCTTGTACAAGGCCTGGTCCAAGATTGTTTGCTCGCTAATTCCCAATATGAATGTGTACCAGtccaatttgaaaaagctaAAACAAGTACTGGATGCAAGAGagattattttatttgaaaaagcCACATTTCTTGTGGTGTGTTCTAGTAATACTTCAATGGGAGAATCACTTGATCCCAAGCGATTCGAAAAAATCAGTAGcgtgatgaagaatttcaaGCAAAGTAGCATGAAACTTAAGAGTTCTTTCAAGACATTGGTTTTGAACGATAATATCTATGTCAGTGAGTTGTCACCAAATATGATatgttttattgttttgCACAGAAATGACGACCCGCAAGACATGGTGTTGGAAAACATCAAGAAGGCAAAGCAGTACTTCCAATAG
- the PHO84 gene encoding phosphate transporter PHO84 (similar to Ashbya gossypii AFR442C), which yields MSDGSKDVGTEQVYIKTAGGNAAFHNFINDFAHVEDPLERRRLALKKIDDAPFGWYHVRAIMVAGVGFLTDSYDIFAINLGISMMSYVFWAGKMPASTNSLLKVSTSVGTVIGQVGFGTLADVVGRKKIYGVELIIMIAATVLQCTIGSSPSINFVAVLTFYRIVMGIGIGGDYPLSSIITSEFSTTKWRGAIMGAVFANQAWGQLSCGILALILVAAYKGDLVGATTGDECGFECQKACDQMWRILVGFGCVPGLIALYFRLTIPESPRYTLDVETDLAKGVADAVKFTSGEHGNAEASMIARLEKVPSSFEQMEVQPPKASFKDFCSHFSKWKHLKILIGTAGTWFMLDVAFYGLGLNTAVILQTIGYASSDNVYEKLYNSATGNLILICAGSLPGYWAAVATMDIIGRKPIQLFGFFILTVLFCVIGFAYDQIGEHGLLGLYIVCQFFQNFGPNVTTFIVPGECFPTRYRSTAHGISAASGKLGAILAQTALGTLIDHNCSRDGKKPNCWLPHVMQIFAAFMLCGFFLTFLIPETKRRTLEEINEQCHGEVDPGKYSSGSTSSSQIEAV from the coding sequence ATGTCTGACGGAAGTAAGGACGTCGGTACAGAGCAGGTTTATATTAAGACTGCGGGTGGGAATGCAGCATTTCataattttatcaatgatTTTGCGCATGTAGAGGATCCCTTAGAGCGGAGGAGGCTtgcattgaagaagatcGATGATGCGCCCTTTGGTTGGTATCATGTGCGTGCGATTATGGTTGCTGGGGTTGGTTTTTTGACTGATTCTtatgatatatttgctaTTAATCTGGGTATATCTATGATGTCTTATGTTTTTTGGGCGGGGAAGATGCCTGCGTCTACGAATTCTCTGTTGAAGGTTAGTACGTCTGTGGGTACGGTTATTGGACAGGTTGGGTTTGGTACGCTGGCGGATGTGGTTGGGCGTAAGAAGATTTATGGGGTGGAGTTGATTATTATGATTGCTGCGACTGTTTTGCAGTGTACCATTGGGTCGTCGCCCTCTATCAATTTTGTTGCTGTGCTGACGTTTTATCGGATTGTTATGGGTATTGGTATTGGTGGTGACTATCCGCTTTCTTCTATCATTACTTCGGAGTTTTCGACCACGAAGTGGAGAGGTGCGATTATGGGGGCGGTGTTTGCCAACCAGGCGTGGGGTCAGTTGAGTTGCGGTATCCTGGCTTTGATTTTGGTTGCTGCGTACAAGGGGGATCTTGTCGGTGCGACTACTGGTGACGAGTGTGGTTTCGAATGTCAGAAGGCCTGTGACCAAATGTGGAGAATTTTGGTTGGCTTTGGATGTGTACCCGGTTTGATTGCTTTGTATTTCAGGTTGACCATCCCCGAGTCTCCCCGTTACACGCTGGATGTCGAGACCGACTTGGCCAAGGGTGTCGCTGACGCCGTGAAATTTACGTCTGGCGAGCACGGCAATGCGGAGGCATCGATGATTGCGCGTTTGGAAAAGGTACCGTCTTCTTTCGAGCAGATGGAAGTCCAACCACCAAAGGCTTCCTTCAAAGATTTCTGTTCGCACTTTTCCAAGTGGAAGCACTTGAAGATTTTAATTGGTACTGCTGGTACGTGGTTTATGCTGGACGTTGCATTCTATGGGCTTGGCCTGAACACCGCCGTGATCTTGCAGACCATCGGCTATGCATCATCTGATAACGTttatgaaaaattatacAACTCTGCCACTGGTAACCTGATCTTGATTTGCGCAGGCTCTCTACCGGGCTACTGGGCTGCTGTGGCTACAATGGACATCATCGGGAGGAAGCCCATCCAGCTGTTTGGGTTCTTCATCCTAACCGTCTTGTTCTGTGTCATTGGTTTCGCTTATGACCAGATTGGCGAACATGGTCTGCTGGGGCTGTACATCGTATGCCAGTTTTTCCAGAACTTTGGACCTAACGTCACAACTTTTATTGTTCCTGGTGAATGTTTCCCTACTAGATACAGATCTACAGCGCACGGTATCTCAGCTGCTTCCGGTAAGCTCGGCGCTATTCTGGCACAAACAGCTCTTGGTACCTTGATCGACCACAACTGCTCTAGAGATGGCAAGAAGCCCAACTGTTGGCTTCCACATGTGATGCAAATCTTCGCTGCATTCATGCTGTGCGGTTTTTTCCTAACCTTTTTGATCCCAGAGACGAAAAGAAGGACACTGGAAGAGATCAACGAGCAGTGCCATGGCGAGGTCGACCCCGGAAAATACTCTAGTGGCTCTACAAGCTCAAGCCAAATTGAGGCCGTCTAA